Proteins from a single region of Ogataea parapolymorpha DL-1 chromosome IV, whole genome shotgun sequence:
- a CDS encoding putative serine/threonine-protein kinase: MLNRSVIDERAIYTKRAEDYAELVRRFSEPGLREVGNYRLGDEIGSGAFGKVYIAHHKLLRSKVVVKKGDRVTPSGCNDNLMREYYYLKEFGAHPNVTKLYELILTETSAFMVLEFCPEGDLFEYLSRHKRLPLDESLRMFVQLASAVHYMHRSGCCHRDLKLENVLLDKKHNVKLSDFGFAREFPMAQHGPRGLLSDICGTSAYMAPELLRKTPYVGTKTDIWALGVILYTLVAGEMPFDDSLDEDALVAAVCEREPTYNPELFGPELLPLARAMLAKDPDRRASSLDEVLRAPVLHAYGGPAQLELISRLLYRTAPALELSHKDKFLLKELTSVGIDKDTLKRTIYHETMDQVYGFWQLAREKNRKGRTKRIRHRSRSMLRIPTSKSFMESRLSSTPEQAAQPVQQLPEPQRSAAPSAQSSDQSSLRKGHGFSLKRLLGKMRPSREHELQPVPQPSAQADDTARQELSAVSPTQPVSANVVVIEPPRSPRVKNVGTSADNTPRAMRPQSLVSSYSMQTTVSETSNGSGYNTGYSTDTNLNGTGTTLGSHTGPLAHSSTSGGRPQYARGLSDWSLNSKNVASQPTSPTSSFTTVSRSNSLESASRSVRGRSRRRKNSGIFGTSGNSNGFLSKRGKSPLQSKINTKWSFGAIQKSAKENRFGKSSKQQQIIEEEAEDDASEDELLNETEYADGELEEMGDSEFEQGEVQDVAEQLSNYKLDQPADRC; this comes from the coding sequence ATGCTAAATCGCAGCGTCATCGACGAAAGAGCGATATACACCAAGCGGGCCGAGGATTACGCGGAGCTGGTGCGCCGGTTCAGCGAGCCGGGGTTGCGCGAGGTGGGCAACTACCGGCTGGGTGACGAGATCGGTTCCGGCGCCTTCGGCAAGGTGTACATCGCGCaccacaagctgctgagGTCCAAGGTTGTTGTGAAGAAGGGCGACCGTGTGACGCCGTCGGGCTGCAACGACAACCTCATGCGCGAGTACTACTACCTGAAGGAGTTTGGTGCGCACCCTAATGTCACCAAACTGTACGAGCTGATCTTGACCGAGACCAGTGCGTTCATGGTGCTGGAGTTCTGTCCCGAGGGCGACTTGTTTGAGTATCTGAGCCGGCACAAGAGGCTGCCCCTGGACGAGAGCCTGCGGATGTTTGTGCAGCTGGCGTCGGCCGTCCACTACATGCACCGCAGCGGCTGTTGCCACCGGGACctgaagctggaaaatgtgctgctggacaaaaaaCACAACGTGAAGCTGTCGGACTTTGGGTTTGCGCGCGAGTTCCCGATGGCGCAGCATGGTCCGCGCGGGCTTCTCAGCGACATCTGTGGCACGAGCGCGTACATGGCTccggagctgctgagaaAGACGCCGTACGTGGGCACGAAAACAGACATCTGGGCGCTCGGCGTGATCCTGTACACGCTGGTGGCGGGCGAGATGCCGTTTGACGACTCgctcgacgaggacgcGCTTGTGGCCGCTGTGTGTGAGCGCGAGCCGACGTACAATCCCGAGCTGTTTGGGccggagctgctgccgctTGCGCGCGCAATGCTGGCCAAGGACCCGGATCGCCGCGCGTCGTCGCTTGACGAGGTGTTGCGCGCGCCCGTGCTACATGCGTACGGCGGGCCCGCGCAGCTTGAGCTCATCAGCCGGCTGCTGTACCGCACAGCGCCCGCGCTGGAGCTCTCGCACAAGGACAAGTTtctgctcaaggagctcacCAGCGTGGGGATCGACAAGGATACGCTCAAACGCACCATCTACCACGAGACGATGGACCAGGTGTACGGGTTTTGGCAGCTAGCGCGCGAGAAGAACCGCAAGGGCCGCACGAAACGGATCCGGCACCGCAGCAGGAGCATGCTGCGCATTCCGACGTCGAAGTCGTTCATGGAGTCGCGGCTGAGCTCGACGCCCGAGCAGGCCGCGCAACCGGTGCAGCAGTTGCCCGAACCACAGCGGTCGGCGGCCCCGAGCGCGCAGTCGTCCGACCAGAGCAGTCTGCGCAAGGGCCATGGGTTCTCGCTGAAACGGCTACTGGGCAAAATGCGGCCCAGCAGGGAGCACGAGCTCCAGCCGGTACCGCAGCCGTCCGCACAGGCTGACGACACGGCACGCCAGGAGCTGTCTGCGGTGTCCCCGACACAGCCCGTGTCGGCCAACGTGGTGGTGATTGAGCCGCCCAGGTCGCCGCGCGTGAAGAACGTGGGCACGAGTGCCGACAACACGCCGCGCGCAATGCGCCCGCAATCGCTCGTTTCGTCGTACTCAATGCAGACTACCGTCTCAGAAACGTCGAACGGCTCGGGCTACAACACGGGCTACTCCACAGACACAAACTTAAATGGCACGGGCACCACGCTCGGCAGCCACACGGGGCCGTTGGCGCACTCGTCCACGTCCGGCGGACGCCCGCAGTACGCGCGCGGGCTGAGCGACTGGTCGCTGAACTCGAAAAACGTCGCGTCGCAGCCGACGTCGcccacgtcgtcgttcacGACCGTGTCGCGCTCCAACTCGCTGGAGTCGGCGTCGCGGTCGGTGCGCGGACGTTCGCGCAGACGCAAGAACTCGGGCATCTTTGGCACATCGGGCAACAGCAACGGGTTCCTGTCCAAACGGGGCAAGTCGCCGTTGCAGTCGAAAATCAACACGAAATGGAGCTTTGGCGCCATCCAGAAGTCCGCCAAGGAAAACCGATTCGGCAAGAGctccaaacagcagcagattATTGAGGAAGAAGCCGAGGACGACGCATCGGAGGACGAGCTACTGAACGAGACAGAATACGCGGACggcgagctggaggagatggGAGACTCAGAATTTGAGCAGGGTGAGGTGCAGGACGTTGCCGAACAGCTTTCGAACTACAAGCTAGACCAGCCGGCAGATAGATGTTAA
- a CDS encoding Folylpolyglutamate synthase, whose protein sequence is MNTHKGGGQPSSSMIKRTYKDAINALNSLQSNAATIEAARRAAGANNSRLIPEMLEWTRRIGYKPQDLDRLNVIHVTGTKGKGSTCAFATSILLQYRSPAQVPGAKITKIGLYTSPHLKSVRERLMINGKPISEALFTKYFFDVWDRLSTSVSDPEQFPEMGPGVKPAYFRFLTLLSFHAFSSEKVDTAVYEVGVGGEYDSTNIFVHPTTCGISSLGIDHTAVLGDTLEKIAWNKAGIFKQGAACFTVEQPEPALRVIRERAAEKKAASLEVVHTRSDVAEIRLGINGDFQRQNASLAVSLCRAHLERLGFELGDFEVLPEEFVTGLEQASWPGRCQIIRDSKRDDITWYVDGAHTAESIASGTAWFAQCASDSHRKVLLFNQQTRNVESLLRKLHEQMDAAGKRFDNAIFCTNVTYADGRYSDDLVSMNVAQDKVDSMEVQKQMASIWDGLSKDSRKHLFHDIETSLNFIRTLEGPLDVFVCGSLHLVGGFLLVLEGRT, encoded by the coding sequence ATGAACACACACAAAGGCGGTGGCCAACCTTCCAGTTCGATGATAAAGCGCACTTACAAGGATGCAATCAATGCGCTAAACTCCCTACAATCGAACGCTGCCACCATAGAGGCGGCCCGCCGCGCCGCAGGCGCCAACAACTCTCGTTTGATTCCCGAGATGCTGGAGTGGACAAGACGTATAGGGTACAAGCCACAGGACCTGGACAGGCTCAACGTGATCCATGTGACGGGGACCAAGGGCAAGGGCTCGACGTGTGCGTTTGCGACAAGCATCTTGTTGCAGTACCGGTCGCCGGCGCAGGTCCCAGGTGCCAAGATCACCAAGATAGGCCTGTATACGTCCCCCCATCTCAAGAGCGTGCGGGAGCGGCTGATGATCAACGGCAAGCCGATTTCGGAGGCGCTGTTCACCAAGTACTTTTTCGACGTGTGGGACCGTCTCAGCACGTCTGTGTCCGACCCTGAGCAGTTCCCGGAGATGGGGCCGGGTGTCAAGCCTGCATATTTCCGGTTTCTGACGCTGTTGTCGTTCCACGCGTTTTCGAGCGAGAAGGTCGACACCGCTGTGTACGAGGTGGGTGTCGGGGGCGAGTACGACTCTACCAACATCTTTGTGCACCCCACCACATGCGGCATCTCGTCGCTCGGGATCGACCACACCGCTGTTCTGGGAGACACTTTGGAAAAGATTGCGTGGAACAAGGCGggcattttcaagcaggGTGCGGCGTGTTTCACCGTGGAGCAGCCCGAGCCCGCGCTGCGTGTGATCCGCGAGCGCGCGGCCGAGAAAAAAGCGGCCAGTCTTGAGGTGGTGCACACTAGATCCGACGTGGCAGAGATCCGGCTCGGCATCAACGGGGATTTCCAGCGCCAGAACGCGTCGCTGGCCGTGTCTTTGTGCAGGGCTCACCTGGAGCGGCTGGGCTTCGAGCTGGGCGACTTTGAAGTGCTGCCCGAGGAGTTTGTCACGGGACTCGAGCAGGCGTCGTGGCCCGGGCGGTGCCAGATCATTCGCGATAGCAAACGAGACGACATCACCTGGTATGTGGACGGCGCACACACGGCAGAGAGCATTGCGAGCGGCACAGCATGGTTTGCGCAGTGCGCGAGCGATTCTCACCGCAaggtgctgctgttcaaccAGCAGACCAGAAACGTGGAGAGTCTGCTACGGAAACTGCACGAGCAGATGGACGCGGCCGGCAAACGGTTCGACAACGCCATCTTCTGCACAAACGTGACGTACGCAGACGGCAGGTACAGCGACGACCTGGTTTCGATGAATGTTGCCCAGGACAAGGTGGACTCGATGGAGGTGCAGAAGCAGATGGCCTCGATATGGGACGGGCTGAGCAAGGACTCGCGCAAACACCTGTTCCACGACATCGAGACGAGCCTGAACTTCATCCGGACACTGGAGGGCCCGCTGGACGTGTTTGTGTGCGGATCGCTGCATCTGGTGGGCGGCTTCTTGCTGGTACTGGAGGGCCGAACATGA